The segment CGCCTCTTTTTTCCTTCTCCCCTTGTGGGAGAAGGAAGAGGCGCTCGCTGCTGCCCCGCTCCTCACGCCCCCGCCGTATATGCGGCAATCGCCGCCATGTTGACGATGTCTGAGTCCTTGGCGTTGAGCGAGACGATCTGAACCGGCTTGTCCAAGCCGACCAGCAGCGGACCGATGACGGTCGAGCCGCCGAGCTCCTGCAGCATCTTGGTCGAGATCGAGGCCGAGTGGAAGGCCGGCATGATCAGCACATTGGCCGGACCGGCCAGCCGGATGAACGGGTATTGCGCCATGGCGCGTGCGCTGAGCGCCACGTCGGCGGCCATCTCGCCGTCATACTCGAAATCGACGCGCCGCTTGTCGAGGATGCGCACCGCTTCCTGGATGCGTTCGGAGCGTTCGCCCTGCGGATGGCCGAAGGTGGAATAGGCAAGCATGGCCAGCCGTGGCTCATAACCCATGCGGCGGGCAAAGCCGGCGGCCTCCTCGGCGATGTCGGCGATCTGTTCGGCATTCGGCATGTCATGCACGGCGGTGTCGGCGACAATCACGGTTCGGCCCCGCGCCAGCACGATCGAGGCGCCGATGACGCGGTGGCCGGGCTTGGCGTCGATGATGCGGCGGATGTCGTCGAGTGCCGTCGAGTAGTTGCGGGTGACGCCGGTGACGATGCCATCGGCATCGCCAAGCGCCACCATGCAGGCGGCGAAGTGGTTGCGGTCGTTGTTGATCAGGCGCTGGCAGTCGCGAAACAGGAAACCCTTGCGCTGCATGCGCTCGTACAGATAGTCGGTGTAGACGCCATTGCGGCGCGACAGCCGGGCATTGATGATCTCGATGCCTTGCTTGTTCAGTTCGATGCCGGCGTTCCTGGCGTTCTCCTTGATGATATCGTCGCGGCCGAGCAGGATGGCGGTGCCGAGCCGCTGGTTCACATAGGAGACGGCGGCGCGCATCACCTGCTCCTCCTCGCCTTCGGCGAAGACGATGCGCTTGGGCTGGCGACGCACGCGGTCGTAGATGCGCTGCAGGGTCGAGGCGATCGGATCGCGGCGGGCGGAAAGCTCCTGCGCGTAGCGGTCGAGGTCGAGGATCGGCTTGCGCGCGACGCCGGATTCCATCGCGGCCTTGGCAACCGCGATCGGAATGGCCGAGATCAGGCGCGGGTCGAACGGCACCGGGATGATGTAGTTGGGGCCGAATTTGGGCCGCATACCCTGGTAGGCGGCGGCGACGTCGTCGGGCACATCCTGGCGCGCCAGTTCGGCGAGCGCCCGCGCCGCGGCGATCTTCATGTCGTCATTGATGGTGGTCGCCCGCACGTCGAGCGCGCCGCGGAAGATGTAAGGGAAGCCGAGCACGTTGTTGACCTGGTTCGGATAGTCCGAACGGCCGGTGGCCATGATGGCATCGGCGCGGATTTCGGCGACTTCCTCCGGCGTGATCTCGGGATCGGGGTTGGCCATGGCGAAGATAATCGGCTTCTCGGCCATCGACTGCACCATCTTGGTGGTCAGCGCGCCCTTGGCTGAGAGGCCGAGGAACACGTCGGCACCGTCGAGCGCCTCGGCCAGCGAGCGCGCGTCGGTCTTGACGGCATGCGCCGACTTCCATTGGTTCATGCCTTCGGTGCGGCCCTGGAAGACGACGCCTTTGGTGTCGCACAGGATGATGTTTTCGGGCGCAAAGCCCATCGCCTTCATCAGCTCGATGCAGGCGACGCCGGCGGCACCGGCGCCGTTGCAGACCATTCTTGTGGTCTTCATGTCGCGGCCGGTGATTTCCAGCGCGTTGATCAGGCCGGCCGCCGAAATGATGGCGGTACCGTGCTGATCGTCATGAAAGACCGGTATGTCCATAAGTTCGCGCAGCCGCTGCTCGATGATGAAGCATTCCGGCGCCTTGATGTCTTCCAGATTGATACCGCCGAAAGACGGCCCGAGGAAACGCACGCAATTGATGAACTCTTCGGCATCCTCGGTATCGACCTCGAGATCGATAGAATCGACATCGGCGAAGCGCTTGAACAGCACCGCCTTGCCTTCCATCACCGGCTTGGCGGCCAGCGCGCCGAGATTGCCGAGGCCGAGGATGGCGGTGCCGTTGGAGATGACGGCGACCATGTTGCCGCGCGCCGTGTAGTCGAAGGCGCGGCTGGGATCCTCGGCAATGGCAAGAACCGGAACCGCGACGCCCGGCGAATAGGCGAGGCTGAGGTCGCGCTGGGTGGCCATCGGCTTGGTGGCGACGATCTCCAGCTTGCCCGGGCGGCCCATGGCGTGAAATTCCAGCGCCTCCTGCGCACTGACGGAGGGGCCGTTGCTTTCGGTTTTCTTGGCCATGATGCTTTCGATTTCCTCACCCGTGCAGCACCTCGTTGAGACGGGCGCGGTGCTTTCTTTTGTGGAACGTTCGGGATTAAGGCTACACTTCGCCGCTGTAAACCGCCAAGCAGATGGCTTGGGAAACTTTGGAAGCAATTTCTTGAACGACGAAACGCCCATTCGCAGCGACAGCGCTACGCCGGCCGTTGCGCCGGCAACGCCGATGATGGAGCAGTATATCGAGATCAAGGCGGCGAATCCGGATTCGCTGCTGTTCTACCGCATGGGCGATTTCTACGAACTGTTCTTCGACGACGCCGAGAAGGCCAGCCGGGCGCTCGGCATCGTCCTGACCAAGCGTGGCAAGCACCAGGGCCTAGACATCCCGATGTGCGGCGTGCCGGTGCATGCCGCCGACGATTATCTGCAGAAGCTGATTGGACAGGGGTTCCGCGTCGCCGTCTGCGAGCAGATCGAGGATCCGGCAGAGGCGAAGAAACGCGGCGGCAAATCGGTGGTGCGCCGCGACGTGGTGCGGCTGGTGACGCCCGGCACCATCACCGAGGACAAGTTGCTGGCGCCGTCGGAATCGAGTTTTTTGATGGCGCTCGGCCGGGTCAAGGGCGGGGCCGAGCCAAGAGGCGGGGAGCGCGGCAGCGCGACAGGGAACCAAGGAAGTTTTGCGCTGGCCTGGATCGAGATCTCGACCGGCGCCTTCCGTGTTGCCGAGACAACCGCCGACCGGCTGCTCGCCGATGTCTTTCGAGTCGACCCACGCGAGTTGATCGTCGCCGAGCCGGTGTTTTACGATCCGGAGCTGAAACCGGTGTTCGAAGTGCTCGGCCGCGTCGCCAATCCGCAGCCGCCGAGCCTGTTCGACTCGGCGTCGGCCGCCGGGCGCATCGCCCGTTTCTTCGAGGTGGCGACGCCGGACAGTTTCGGCACGTTTTCCCGCGCCGAACTGTCGGCGATCTCAGGCGCCATCGCCTATGTCGAGAAGACGCAGAAGGCCGAGCGGCCGCCGCTGTCGCGGCCCGAGCGCGAGGAGCAGGGTTCGACGCTGTTCATCGATCCGGCGACACGCGCCAATCTGGAACTGCTGCGCACGCTGTCCGGCAGCCGCGAGGGTTCGCTGTTCAAGGCGATCGACCGCACGGTGACCGGTGGCGGGGCGCGGCTGCTCGCCGACCGGCTGATGGCGCCCCTAACCGATCCGGCGGCTATAGGCGCAAGGCTGGATTCGGTGTCGTT is part of the Mesorhizobium sp. L-2-11 genome and harbors:
- a CDS encoding NADP-dependent malic enzyme → MAKKTESNGPSVSAQEALEFHAMGRPGKLEIVATKPMATQRDLSLAYSPGVAVPVLAIAEDPSRAFDYTARGNMVAVISNGTAILGLGNLGALAAKPVMEGKAVLFKRFADVDSIDLEVDTEDAEEFINCVRFLGPSFGGINLEDIKAPECFIIEQRLRELMDIPVFHDDQHGTAIISAAGLINALEITGRDMKTTRMVCNGAGAAGVACIELMKAMGFAPENIILCDTKGVVFQGRTEGMNQWKSAHAVKTDARSLAEALDGADVFLGLSAKGALTTKMVQSMAEKPIIFAMANPDPEITPEEVAEIRADAIMATGRSDYPNQVNNVLGFPYIFRGALDVRATTINDDMKIAAARALAELARQDVPDDVAAAYQGMRPKFGPNYIIPVPFDPRLISAIPIAVAKAAMESGVARKPILDLDRYAQELSARRDPIASTLQRIYDRVRRQPKRIVFAEGEEEQVMRAAVSYVNQRLGTAILLGRDDIIKENARNAGIELNKQGIEIINARLSRRNGVYTDYLYERMQRKGFLFRDCQRLINNDRNHFAACMVALGDADGIVTGVTRNYSTALDDIRRIIDAKPGHRVIGASIVLARGRTVIVADTAVHDMPNAEQIADIAEEAAGFARRMGYEPRLAMLAYSTFGHPQGERSERIQEAVRILDKRRVDFEYDGEMAADVALSARAMAQYPFIRLAGPANVLIMPAFHSASISTKMLQELGGSTVIGPLLVGLDKPVQIVSLNAKDSDIVNMAAIAAYTAGA